gcattgtaaagcacagagaggtgtggtaaagcatagggaagcattgtaaagcacagagaggtctggtaaagcatagggaagcattgtaaagcacagctggCCCTATTGAATCATACCTTACCTGTATTGAACCGGGCCAGAACCGAGAACCACAGGCACCCCACACCTGCACTGGACTGAAACAGAACCACTCGTCCAGAACCACTCGtacagaagctgctcttcagttacaGCTGCCTTGCCGCAGACGCTTGTAACACAGGCTAGCTCTCCAGGCCTTGGGTCTGCAGGCTGACTCCCTGTCTCGTTTCTCGCGTGTCGCCCCCTGCAGGTGGCCGAGGGAATGGTCCTCCGGGACGGTACCAGACTGAAGTACCCAATCAATGGTAACGAAATTTCAATTTCCAATTGattgatttccaattatttattttatctataCCTCCTTCCATTCACTGTGTGCAGCGTGGGACCAGGCTAAGTTTCCTATCTGTGTATctaatttataatacatttattataattattattattatgaacagttgcacagcagtgtgatccagtccaggtttcactgctaccagcttgatcagcccccagtgtgtctagctaacaagctcaggtgtgtccgattattaaactcccagtgaaaccaggactggatcacactgctgtgcagcgggagtctcgttcCCATGCCTGGGTTTGAATTAACAgtgaatctgtctgtctgtctgtctgtctgtctgtctgtctgtctgtctgtcatctcCGCAGGGTTCTCTGCCCTCCTGATCACGGGGGGGCTCCTGGCCGTGGCGTTGCCCTGTGGTTTGCCCCTGGGGTATGTCTACGACCACATGTTGCCCCTGGCTGTGTCTGCTGGGGTAATCTCCCTGAGTCTCAGCCTGCTGCTCTATCTGAAATCACTCTGCGCCCCGGCTAGCGCCATCGCCCCAGGGGGCAATAcaggtgaggggggggggagggggggagagttGGGGAAGAGAGGGGATAGGGAGAGTTAAAGGGAGGAGGGAAGAGTCAGGGgaaaggaggagagagggagagggataggatgaggagagaaagagagagggagcagATAGGAggaagggagaaggagagaggataGAGGGAGAGGAtaggaggagagggagaaagcAGTATTATGCTTTGTAtttctcactgtgtgtgtttctgtcggGCTGCAGCAGGGTGATGCGCTGGTGTGTTTGTCTCCTCGGCAGGGAACCCCCTCTACGATTTCTTCATGGGGCACGAGCTGAACCCCCGAATCGGCTCCTTCGATCTGAAATATTTCTGTGAGCTGCGACCAGGGCTGATCGGCTGGGTGAGAGGGACCCCGATAATGACACTGATGAAGCGCTAGAGcccccaaacgctggtctgcttgactcggtctcttttGGTTTATGATGTTTTTGTTTCTTACCCAATCAGGTGCTGATTAACCTGGCTATGCTAATGAAGGAGGCGGAGCTAAGGGGAAGCCCCTCCCTTGCGATGATTCTGGTCAACGCCTTCCAGTTGCTTTACGTCGTCGATGCGCTCTGGAATGAGGTACAAAGAATCGCCATTgtcttcatcatcttcatcaaGATGaagcactagagcccaaacgctggtctgcttgactcggtctcttctagtttcaataatcacactgatgaaggcactggagcccaaacgctggtctgcttgactcggtctcttctagtttcaataatcacactgatgaaggcactggagcccaaacgctggtctgcttgactcggtctcttctagtttcaataataacactgatgaaggcactggagcccaaacgctggtctgcttgactcggtctcttctagtttcaataataacgctgatgaaggcactggagcccaaacgctggtctgcttgactcggtctcttctagtttcaataatcacactgatgaaggcgctggagcccaaacgctggtctgcttgactcggtctcttctagtttcaataatcacactgatgaaggcactggagcccaaacgctggtctgcttgactcggtctcttctagtttcaataatcactctgatgaaggcgctggagcccaaacgctggtctgcttgactcggtctcttctagtttcaataatcacactgatgaaggcactggagcccaaacgctggtctgcttgactcaccccccccccctctctctctcctctctcaggaggCAGTCTTGACCACGATGGATATCGTTCAGGACGGGTTCGGTTTCATGCTGGCGTTCGGTGACCTGGCCTGGGTGCCCTATACCTACAGCCTGCAGGCTCACTTCCTGGTGACTCTCCCGCAAGAACTGAGCGCGCTCGGTGCCATCGCCATCACCGCGCTCAACGTtgagggagtggggggggggctgTGGATCATCCGGGATGGAGATCTGCACAGAAATCAGGACGAGGGTTCGCTGGTGTGGATCGGGGGGCTGATTCcccgttcagagtgaattcagaaacagctgctcgggtttcgctgttctccgcagagtctttaagaaaagcagagacccacacaaacccaagcagctgtttctgaattcactctgaatgGGGAatcagccccccctcccctcgtCCTGACTGTGGCGAGCTAATCCCGAGGATTGGTTCGTGCAGTTCTAGTATTTGGAGCTGTTCAGTGGTGCTCTTTAGGAATGGGGGAGTGGTAAAGACTGCCTGTGGTTTGTGAAagcgtgtctctctctccctctctctccgcaGCGCTCGGATATTACATCTTCCGGAGAGCGAATTCCGAGAAAAACCTTTTCCGAAGGGACCCGTCGGACCCCAGAGTGTCCGGTGAGAGCAGGAattgttatgatgatgatgtcaggatcgcacaggaagtgatgtcgTCAGCACAcagcccgggggggggggctaacCATTAGCAGGAAGtgatgcgtgtgtatgtgtgtttcacAGTCCAGTAAAACTAATATCTGATAGTgtgcagcacagcgaggctctgaatattttattgtgattattatttattttctgtaccaTGTTAATGTTGaagcccctcctctctcctctccccaggtTTGGAGACGATCACCACGGCGACGGGAAAGCGGCTGTTGGTTTCGGGGTGGTGGGGGTTCGTGAGACACCCCAATTATTTGGGGGACCTGATGATGGCGCTGGCCTGGTCCCTGCCCTGTGGTCAGTACTGTACCCCTGaggttcactgtgtgtgtgtgtgtgtgtatacatactgacacacacacacacactgcagaatgATTATAGCGTGGGGCTCCAGCCTGCCCCCTTTGATAAGCTGTGAGAAACGGTCTCTTGATGGCGCCATTAACAGAAGTGgaggaaacatttgtcattgaatccaaGTGCCTGTCTTTGtctcctctctcactctttctctctctcctgctcctctcagtctctctcactttctctctcctgctcctgtctctctctcacttctttttctctctccctctctttctctctctccaggtctctctcacctgctcctctctgtcagtctctctctcctgctcctgtctgtctctctctcctgctcctctctcattctctctcctgctcctctctcagttctttctctctcctgctcctctcactcctctctctctctctccaggtctctctcacctgctcctctctgtcagtctctctctctcctgctcctctctgtcagtctctctctctcctgctcctgtctgtctctctttcctgctcctctgtctctcctgctcctgtctctctcctgctcctgtctctctcattctctctctcctgctcctgtcactcctttctctctctctcctgctcctctctcactctttctctctctccccccaggtctctctctcctgctcctctctcagtctctcactctttctctctctctccccccaggTCTC
The sequence above is drawn from the Acipenser ruthenus unplaced genomic scaffold, fAciRut3.2 maternal haplotype, whole genome shotgun sequence genome and encodes:
- the tm7sf2 gene encoding delta(14)-sterol reductase TM7SF2, with the translated sequence MAEKHKVPRTTELEFGGTLGALCLPILLPLTVLYLLLSCRTPDASLLPPPPLPPPAQLWLPETLLLLLGWGALQGGLYLLPIGKVAEGMVLRDGTRLKYPINGFSALLITGGLLAVALPCGLPLGYVYDHMLPLAVSAGVISLSLSLLLYLKSLCAPASAIAPGGNTGNPLYDFFMGHELNPRIGSFDLKYFCELRPGLIGWVLINLAMLMKEAELRGSPSLAMILVNAFQLLYVVDALWNEEAVLTTMDIVQDGFGFMLAFGDLAWVPYTYSLQAHFLVTLPQELSALGAIAITALNALGYYIFRRANSEKNLFRRDPSDPRVSGLETITTATGKRLLVSGWWGFVRHPNYLGDLMMALAWSLPCGLSHLLPYFYVLYFAALLVHREARDEHQCLRKYGLSWERYCERVPYRIIPYLY